One window of the Vicinamibacterales bacterium genome contains the following:
- a CDS encoding DUF2911 domain-containing protein, with the protein MRVPPAVRVAAVPALVIATAIVVAAQAVPEVKLPPSPRGSAAIQLGGRWEKNNTGQRYVDGKWVVVDYGRPLLRGRTDILGTAADYGKTVSDGEPVWRMGANDTTTLTTQVPLMIGGKTLQPGVYNAFAELKPGAWTLVLSTQPRQPKYDPNDKVLLYGSYNYDPKFDVLRAPMTVRQSDTSVEQLTIGFVNVSATGATLTVAWEKTVATINLTVASGTH; encoded by the coding sequence ATGCGCGTCCCGCCTGCCGTTCGTGTCGCCGCCGTCCCCGCGCTCGTCATCGCCACCGCGATCGTCGTCGCCGCGCAGGCGGTGCCCGAAGTGAAGCTGCCGCCGTCGCCGCGCGGCTCGGCCGCCATCCAGCTCGGTGGCCGCTGGGAGAAGAACAACACCGGCCAGCGCTACGTGGACGGCAAGTGGGTGGTGGTCGACTACGGCCGGCCCCTCCTCCGCGGCCGCACCGACATCCTCGGCACGGCCGCCGACTACGGCAAGACCGTGAGCGACGGCGAGCCCGTGTGGCGCATGGGCGCGAACGACACGACCACCCTCACCACGCAGGTCCCGCTGATGATCGGCGGCAAGACCCTCCAGCCTGGCGTCTACAACGCCTTCGCCGAGCTGAAGCCCGGCGCCTGGACGCTGGTGCTCAGCACGCAGCCCCGCCAGCCGAAGTACGACCCGAACGACAAGGTGCTGCTGTACGGCTCCTACAACTACGACCCGAAGTTCGATGTCCTGCGCGCGCCGATGACCGTGCGCCAGAGCGACACGTCGGTGGAGCAGCTGACGATCGGCTTCGTGAACGTGTCGGCAACAGGCGCGACGCTGACCGTGGCGTGGGAGAAGACCGTGGCCACCATCAACCTGACTGTTGCGTCCGGCACGCACTGA
- a CDS encoding alpha/beta fold hydrolase — MATDEAVYEFGAFRMDVRERRLLRDGAPVPLTTKVFETLRALLERPGRLLTKDELMGRIWPDTVVEENNLNHNISVLRRALGAHPGGQPFIETVPRVGYRFVAEVRRFGIDGGTDGLVAAPAAVRTLRQDIRFCTSSDGTRIACSTVGAGPPLAKAGNWLSHIEYEWDSPVWRHWIREIAQRHQLVRWDERGCGLSDWSVEDVSLDAFVRDQEAVVDGLGLERFALLGISQGGAVAAAYAARHPERVSHLVLCGAYARGWRIRADPDERDARTALLDLTRLGWGQNNPAFRQLFTSRFIPEASAAEMEWFNDLQRVSATPGNAARLMEVLSRLDVGSVLPAISVPTIVFHARHDGVVPFDEGRRLAAGIRGATFVPLPSRNHLLLEHEPAWPLFLRELGAFLGWDETVAATGGS, encoded by the coding sequence GTGGCCACTGACGAGGCCGTCTACGAGTTCGGCGCCTTCCGGATGGACGTGCGCGAACGGCGCCTGCTGCGCGACGGCGCGCCGGTTCCCCTGACGACGAAGGTGTTCGAGACGCTGCGCGCGCTGCTCGAGCGCCCGGGCCGGCTGCTGACGAAGGACGAACTGATGGGCCGAATCTGGCCCGACACGGTGGTCGAGGAGAACAACCTCAATCACAACATCTCGGTCCTGCGCCGGGCGCTGGGTGCGCACCCGGGCGGACAGCCGTTCATCGAGACCGTGCCGCGCGTCGGGTACCGCTTCGTCGCCGAGGTCCGGCGCTTCGGAATCGATGGCGGCACGGATGGACTGGTGGCAGCGCCGGCGGCCGTCCGCACGCTGCGCCAGGACATTCGCTTCTGCACGTCCAGCGACGGCACGCGGATCGCGTGTTCCACCGTGGGCGCGGGCCCGCCCCTGGCCAAGGCCGGCAACTGGCTGAGCCACATCGAATACGAGTGGGACAGTCCGGTCTGGCGCCACTGGATTCGCGAGATCGCCCAGCGGCATCAGCTCGTGCGGTGGGACGAGCGAGGATGCGGCTTGTCGGACTGGAGCGTCGAGGACGTCTCACTCGACGCGTTCGTGCGCGACCAGGAGGCCGTCGTCGACGGCCTGGGCCTCGAACGCTTCGCGCTCCTGGGCATCTCGCAGGGCGGTGCGGTGGCGGCGGCGTATGCGGCGCGACACCCGGAGCGCGTCAGCCACCTCGTGCTGTGCGGCGCCTACGCCCGTGGCTGGCGAATTCGGGCCGACCCCGACGAACGCGACGCGCGGACGGCCCTGCTCGACCTCACCCGGCTCGGGTGGGGCCAGAACAACCCGGCCTTCCGTCAGCTGTTCACGTCGCGGTTCATCCCCGAGGCGAGCGCCGCCGAGATGGAATGGTTCAACGATCTCCAGCGCGTGTCCGCGACGCCCGGGAACGCGGCGCGGCTGATGGAGGTGCTGTCCCGCCTGGACGTCGGCTCGGTGCTGCCCGCGATCTCCGTGCCCACGATCGTCTTCCACGCCAGGCACGACGGTGTCGTGCCATTCGACGAGGGCCGGCGCCTGGCGGCCGGCATCCGGGGAGCGACCTTCGTGCCGCTCCCGAGCCGCAACCACCTCCTGCTGGAACACGAGCCGGCCTGGCCGCTGTTCCTCCGTGAGCTGGGGGCGTTCCTCGGCTGGGACGAGACGGTCGCGGCGACCGGCGGGTCGTAG
- a CDS encoding 2Fe-2S iron-sulfur cluster binding domain-containing protein, giving the protein MAAITIGARRLDLRDGETVLDGLLRHGVDAMYSCRKGTCHACLQRCVSGDVPVHAQRGLTDAQRANGDFLACQCRPAGVLAIADPEEEPRVFAKVVANDRLTPTVARLRVAPAQPMAYQAGQFLTVARSEDGVGRQYSLASLPADPYLEMHVRRLERGRLSRWLYDEAAPGTWLELGPASGTCCYTPGQPDRGLVLAGTGTGLAPLLGVARDALSQGHEGPIHLFHGAVDLAGLYLQDDLFAMSCEYPNFLYHPSVLQGPTTFGIPVAPLTSVIAREAPPLAGWQAYVCGNDDIVQQLRLHLARAGVAAGAILSDSFLPAAA; this is encoded by the coding sequence ATGGCCGCGATCACGATCGGCGCCCGCCGCCTCGACCTCCGGGACGGCGAGACCGTCCTCGACGGGCTCCTCCGTCACGGCGTCGACGCCATGTACTCCTGCCGGAAGGGCACCTGTCACGCGTGCCTCCAGCGGTGCGTCAGCGGCGACGTCCCCGTCCACGCGCAGCGCGGACTGACCGACGCGCAGCGCGCGAACGGCGACTTCCTGGCGTGTCAGTGCCGGCCGGCCGGCGTGCTTGCCATCGCGGATCCCGAAGAGGAGCCGCGCGTCTTCGCCAAGGTCGTGGCGAACGACCGGCTGACGCCCACCGTGGCGCGCCTGCGCGTGGCCCCGGCGCAGCCGATGGCGTACCAGGCCGGACAGTTCCTGACCGTCGCGCGCTCGGAGGACGGCGTGGGCCGGCAGTACTCCCTGGCCAGTCTCCCCGCCGATCCGTATCTCGAAATGCACGTCCGGCGGCTGGAGCGCGGCCGGTTGAGCCGCTGGCTGTACGACGAGGCGGCGCCCGGCACCTGGCTGGAGCTCGGGCCGGCCTCGGGCACGTGCTGCTACACGCCCGGGCAGCCGGACCGGGGGCTCGTCCTGGCGGGCACCGGCACCGGGCTCGCGCCGCTGCTCGGCGTGGCGCGCGACGCGCTGTCGCAGGGGCACGAGGGACCGATCCACCTGTTCCACGGCGCCGTCGATCTCGCCGGGCTGTATTTGCAGGACGACCTCTTCGCCATGAGCTGCGAGTACCCGAACTTCCTGTACCACCCGTCGGTGCTGCAGGGACCGACGACGTTCGGCATCCCGGTGGCGCCGTTGACGTCGGTCATCGCGCGGGAGGCGCCGCCGCTCGCCGGCTGGCAGGCCTACGTGTGCGGGAACGACGACATCGTGCAGCAGCTGCGGCTGCACCTGGCGCGTGCCGGCGTGGCCGCCGGCGCCATCCTCAGCGACAGCTTCCTGCCCGCAGCCGCCTAG
- a CDS encoding serine hydrolase has product MSSIRQSLVLALAIGLAPAATGVAQTGQALQLRGGAVAAATTPRMPDAARLASFDAFVEAVQKQFDVPGVAVAVVHDGRVVMERGYGVRELGKPARVDAHTMFAIASNTKAFTAASLNMLQDDGKLKTTDRVIDHLPWFRMSDPYVTREMRIRDLLAHRSGLSLGAGDLLYWPTTTYSSREVIERLKDVPLTGGFREQYAYDNILFGAAQLVIEQASGLPYKQFLQTRIFEPLGMTETRYNSDDLTAGDNAATGHARFDFKDLRPVGVTSWRNVSGAGGLYSSVHDLSRWMNLQLAGGVLSGSGDSAKRLFSDARQREMWTMLTPIPVGRPSVPELAPMMPNFMGYGQGWNLSDYAGHRMVWHTGGWPGQVSRLTLLPDEKTGVVVLTSAEIGHAFNAITYEALDMMLGMTGHDWLKAYAASYAKAQGDADADLKKHLAARDANSTPSLPLASYVGTYRDPWYGDVIIRQGAGHLEMQFSKTAELLGDLEHWQHDTFIVRWRERGLNADAFVTFALDPDGRIRDVRMEPVSTLTDFSFDFQDLRLSPVADPPK; this is encoded by the coding sequence ATGTCATCGATCCGACAATCCCTCGTCCTCGCCCTGGCCATCGGCCTGGCGCCGGCGGCCACCGGCGTGGCACAGACCGGGCAGGCGCTGCAGCTCCGGGGCGGCGCCGTCGCAGCCGCCACAACCCCGCGCATGCCCGATGCGGCGCGGCTGGCGTCGTTCGACGCGTTCGTGGAGGCCGTGCAGAAGCAGTTCGACGTGCCGGGTGTGGCCGTGGCCGTCGTCCACGACGGCCGGGTGGTGATGGAGCGCGGCTACGGGGTACGCGAACTGGGCAAGCCGGCCAGGGTGGATGCCCACACCATGTTCGCCATCGCCTCCAACACCAAGGCGTTCACCGCGGCCTCGCTGAACATGCTGCAGGACGACGGCAAGCTGAAGACCACGGACCGCGTCATCGACCACCTGCCCTGGTTCCGCATGAGCGACCCCTATGTGACGCGCGAGATGCGCATCCGCGATCTCTTGGCGCACCGGAGCGGCCTGAGCCTGGGGGCGGGCGACCTGCTCTACTGGCCGACCACCACCTACTCGTCGCGCGAGGTCATCGAGCGGTTGAAGGACGTGCCGCTCACCGGCGGATTTCGCGAGCAGTACGCCTACGACAACATCCTGTTCGGCGCCGCGCAGCTGGTGATCGAGCAGGCCTCGGGCCTGCCGTACAAGCAGTTCCTGCAGACGCGCATCTTCGAGCCGCTGGGCATGACCGAGACGCGCTACAACAGCGACGACCTGACGGCCGGCGACAACGCCGCCACCGGCCATGCCCGGTTCGACTTCAAGGACCTCCGGCCGGTCGGCGTCACCAGCTGGCGCAACGTGTCCGGCGCCGGCGGCCTGTATTCCAGCGTGCACGACCTCAGCCGGTGGATGAACCTGCAACTGGCCGGCGGCGTGCTCTCCGGCAGCGGCGACTCGGCGAAGCGGTTGTTCTCGGACGCGCGCCAGCGCGAGATGTGGACGATGCTCACGCCGATCCCGGTCGGCCGGCCCTCGGTCCCCGAGCTGGCGCCGATGATGCCGAACTTCATGGGCTACGGGCAGGGCTGGAACCTGTCCGACTACGCCGGCCACCGCATGGTGTGGCACACGGGCGGCTGGCCCGGACAGGTGTCGCGGCTGACGCTGCTGCCGGACGAGAAGACGGGCGTGGTGGTGCTCACGAGCGCCGAGATCGGCCACGCCTTCAACGCCATCACCTACGAGGCGCTGGACATGATGCTCGGCATGACCGGGCACGACTGGCTGAAGGCCTACGCCGCCTCCTATGCCAAAGCGCAGGGCGATGCCGACGCTGACCTGAAGAAGCACCTCGCCGCGCGCGACGCGAACAGCACGCCGTCGCTGCCGCTCGCCAGCTACGTCGGCACGTACCGCGACCCGTGGTACGGCGACGTGATCATCAGGCAGGGCGCCGGGCATCTCGAGATGCAGTTCAGCAAGACCGCGGAGCTGCTCGGCGACCTCGAGCACTGGCAGCACGACACCTTCATCGTCCGCTGGCGGGAACGCGGGCTGAACGCGGACGCGTTCGTCACCTTCGCGCTCGATCCGGACGGCCGGATTCGAGACGTGCGGATGGAGCCCGTGTCCACGCTGACCGACTTCAGCTTCGACTTCCAGGACCTGCGGCTGTCGCCGGTGGCCGATCCCCCGAAGTGA
- a CDS encoding DUF2490 domain-containing protein, whose translation MAGMRGGRAAAVLAGWVIAAGVAAPAAGQSPPDVRTWTGVAMQGRVGPGSPWRWNSDSLVRARNGAGTLDFVAERVVLTRDVAGRSSVGIGYAYGRGFPDGGSLREHRFVQQYLWNRGGAGRWLSLKTRVEERYVTGQDSMALRVRQQVRITWSLPSRQGLRAVAAEELFVRANSTKLGSRGFDSNRVFLGVARPLTSRSSLEVGYVNIVWRSASGDARRSHVMSATLAVGL comes from the coding sequence ATGGCTGGCATGCGAGGTGGACGGGCGGCAGCGGTGCTCGCCGGATGGGTGATCGCCGCGGGCGTGGCGGCGCCGGCGGCGGGGCAGAGCCCGCCTGACGTGCGGACCTGGACGGGGGTGGCGATGCAGGGCCGGGTCGGCCCCGGTTCGCCGTGGCGGTGGAACTCGGACTCGCTCGTGCGAGCGCGGAACGGGGCGGGCACGCTCGACTTCGTTGCCGAGCGCGTCGTGCTCACGCGGGACGTGGCCGGCCGATCCTCCGTCGGTATCGGCTACGCCTACGGCCGGGGGTTTCCCGACGGCGGCTCGCTGCGGGAGCACCGGTTCGTCCAGCAGTACCTGTGGAATCGAGGCGGTGCGGGTCGGTGGCTGTCGCTCAAGACGCGCGTGGAGGAACGCTACGTCACGGGGCAGGACTCGATGGCGCTGAGAGTGCGCCAGCAGGTGCGCATCACGTGGTCCCTTCCCTCCCGTCAGGGACTGCGTGCCGTGGCCGCGGAGGAGCTGTTCGTGCGGGCCAACTCCACGAAGCTCGGCTCGCGCGGGTTCGACAGCAATCGCGTCTTCCTGGGAGTCGCTCGGCCCCTGACGTCCCGCAGCAGCCTGGAGGTGGGCTATGTGAACATCGTCTGGCGCAGTGCGTCCGGCGACGCCCGGCGTAGCCATGTGATGTCGGCGACGCTGGCGGTGGGGTTGTAA
- a CDS encoding M20/M25/M40 family metallo-hydrolase: MNRPRLKYVLVCAATVVMPVLLAGQERVDDRTIAAIKTEGFQHSHVMDTLSWLSDVHGPRLTNSKGYRAAAEWVKAQAATWGLSNAALEPWGTFGPGWEVQRFSIEMHAPRYTRIIAYPEAWTRSTPGTVTGSPVLVEIAGKDDIAKYKGKLKGAIVLLNRPGAPVSRFTAPARRFTQEQLTEREGVLHPGSPASFQEELAEFDKELALTKDVLAFLKDEGIAVLLEPSVRDGLSVEAASPGYYLANDPPWFPAFVVAKEHYGRILRLLEKTIPVTLDISLETSFDRTDLQGYNVVAEIPGTDPQIGSELVMLGAHLDSWHAATGATDNGAGSAVVLEAMRILKAIGVKPRRTIRMALWGGEEQAFFGSIGYVKKHFGDPDTKALLPDQAKVAAYFNLDNGSGKIRGVFLQGNEAVRPIFQAWLAPFAYLGATTLTTRNTSGTDHEIFDAVGIPAFQFLQDPLDYGSATHHTSLDGYEAAMADDLQQAAVVMASFAWHAAMRDEKLPREAMPPPVKPAP, encoded by the coding sequence GTGAATCGCCCCCGCCTGAAGTACGTGCTCGTCTGCGCCGCTACGGTTGTGATGCCGGTCCTGCTCGCGGGTCAGGAGCGCGTGGACGACCGCACGATCGCCGCCATCAAGACCGAGGGATTCCAGCACTCGCACGTCATGGACACCCTGAGCTGGCTGTCCGACGTCCACGGGCCTCGGTTGACCAACTCCAAGGGCTACCGCGCGGCAGCCGAGTGGGTGAAGGCGCAGGCGGCCACGTGGGGCCTGTCGAATGCGGCGCTCGAGCCGTGGGGCACCTTCGGTCCCGGCTGGGAGGTGCAGCGCTTCTCGATCGAGATGCACGCGCCGCGCTACACGCGGATCATCGCGTATCCAGAGGCGTGGACCCGGAGCACGCCCGGCACCGTCACGGGCTCCCCGGTGCTCGTCGAGATCGCCGGGAAGGACGACATCGCCAAGTACAAGGGGAAGCTCAAGGGCGCCATCGTGCTGCTGAACCGACCCGGCGCGCCGGTCTCGCGGTTCACCGCGCCCGCGCGCCGGTTCACCCAGGAGCAGCTCACCGAACGCGAAGGCGTCCTCCACCCTGGCAGTCCCGCCAGCTTCCAGGAGGAGCTGGCCGAGTTCGACAAGGAGCTGGCGCTCACGAAGGACGTGCTCGCGTTCCTGAAGGACGAGGGCATCGCCGTGCTGCTCGAGCCGAGCGTGCGCGACGGGCTGTCGGTGGAGGCGGCCTCGCCCGGCTACTACCTGGCGAACGACCCACCCTGGTTCCCGGCCTTCGTCGTCGCGAAGGAACACTACGGCCGCATCCTGCGCCTGCTGGAGAAGACGATCCCGGTCACGCTCGACATCTCCCTGGAGACGTCGTTCGACCGGACGGACCTTCAGGGCTACAACGTGGTCGCCGAGATCCCCGGCACGGACCCCCAGATCGGATCGGAACTGGTGATGCTCGGCGCGCACCTCGACTCGTGGCATGCGGCCACCGGCGCCACCGACAACGGCGCCGGCAGCGCCGTGGTCCTCGAAGCGATGCGGATCCTGAAGGCCATCGGCGTGAAGCCGCGGCGCACGATCCGCATGGCGCTCTGGGGCGGGGAGGAGCAGGCCTTCTTCGGGTCCATCGGCTACGTGAAGAAGCACTTCGGCGATCCGGACACGAAGGCGCTCCTGCCGGATCAGGCGAAGGTGGCCGCGTACTTCAACCTCGACAACGGCTCGGGGAAGATCCGCGGCGTGTTCCTGCAGGGCAACGAAGCCGTCCGGCCGATCTTCCAGGCGTGGCTCGCGCCCTTCGCCTATCTCGGCGCCACCACGCTCACGACGCGCAACACGAGCGGCACCGACCACGAGATCTTCGACGCCGTGGGCATCCCCGCCTTCCAGTTCCTGCAGGACCCCCTGGATTACGGATCGGCCACGCACCACACGAGCCTCGACGGGTACGAGGCCGCCATGGCGGACGACCTGCAGCAGGCGGCGGTCGTGATGGCCAGCTTCGCCTGGCACGCGGCCATGCGCGACGAGAAGCTGCCGCGCGAGGCGATGCCGCCGCCGGTGAAGCCCGCGCCCTGA
- a CDS encoding CoA-binding protein, producing the protein MSTSPASVQQFLSGRRFAVAGVSRQTGQAANAVFRKLKQAGYDVVPVNPHASELEGVPCYRSVTAIPHQLDGVVIATAPAVAANVVRQCADHGVRRVWFHRSFGNGSVSEDAVRACQEHGITPIVGGCPLMFCEPVDVGHRCMRWWLQRQGRVPA; encoded by the coding sequence ATGTCCACGAGCCCTGCGTCGGTCCAGCAGTTCCTCAGCGGCCGCCGGTTCGCTGTCGCGGGCGTGTCCCGCCAGACGGGACAGGCCGCGAACGCCGTGTTCCGGAAGCTGAAGCAGGCCGGGTACGACGTGGTCCCGGTCAATCCGCACGCCTCGGAGCTCGAAGGGGTGCCCTGCTACCGCAGCGTCACGGCCATCCCGCATCAACTGGACGGCGTGGTCATCGCGACCGCTCCGGCGGTGGCCGCGAACGTCGTGCGCCAGTGCGCGGACCACGGCGTGCGCCGCGTGTGGTTCCATCGCTCGTTCGGCAACGGCAGCGTCTCCGAGGACGCCGTCCGCGCGTGCCAGGAGCACGGGATCACGCCCATCGTCGGCGGCTGCCCGCTGATGTTCTGCGAGCCCGTCGACGTGGGCCACCGCTGCATGCGGTGGTGGCTCCAGCGGCAGGGGCGGGTGCCGGCGTAG
- a CDS encoding fibronectin type III domain-containing protein — protein sequence MSRSFARAGGLRHCRRGVIALTTAVALAACSTDRAEPPVGDPACGPSQECAAGDTQTVTMAAPDVAVSAYRTNAQVMATATAAAAAVAAQSAPKAEDIPLETSSVRLEGLTPNVIVQGSGDLRPDLVFVAATGKGVPDTMGAVGPTQYLVVLNSIVRSFDKATGQPDGVLNVTLQGFFGSAGIAACCDPKVRFDRLSGRWFVGSMFRGNMLLAVSDGGVLTPGSGWRFFAIPQDQVTPPGDAGCWVDYTRMAVDEHAVYFVYSVFTANYATLCNAGGWNLNAYVVRKASVLGGGPPVVTAFRGPGPINIPVDQYEPGSAVGYLSAANQIYRVLDPGGTPTLSGPIPISGSSFQRFNISAVRHKGNVLESGVPGNTAGRMFLATFGSHAVPLRRNHLWLGELWGVDNTGQPGSNATRNALGFLDVQDVSGSTPSVAQSGVVAFGPSAANDLDQRNYWMPALMVNGQGHIAMAGSAAGTNEYINAAVGGRLATDGPGVVRTPVLVTQAAAPYNPSSTFSGGLYRWGDYSNLSLDPTDDQTMWAIQQFAVGGDVWGIAVARIRAPGPPPSVSAAPGTITQSTASMPVTVTGVPTDGEGFFDPGPGFAGRLRATVSGGVRVHQVGFTSPTSLLLDVSTECAANGPHALTIVNPDGQSVTVQSALTTNITPAPVRRPPGAPVLTGAATSTTLGISWQAAVSGCETVSFLLEAGTAPGASDLYVGSVGAATSLQAAVPRGVYYIRVRGTNDLGTGPASNELQLLVGTSAPPGPPGGLVGTVSGQLLSLSWQPPSSGGAVDGYVLEAGTAPGLSNIGAIPLPPSPTAIQAPGVPPGTYYLRVRARNAGGTSQPSNEVSVVVSSSTPGAPTNLSATVSAGRTVSIAWSAPATGGAVTSYRLEAGSASGLANIAVVPLAASPTGIVAPNVPPGRYFLRVRGVNAAGAGGPSNEIIVDVP from the coding sequence CGCACGAACGCCCAGGTGATGGCGACGGCCACGGCTGCGGCTGCGGCCGTGGCCGCACAGTCGGCCCCCAAGGCCGAGGACATCCCGCTCGAGACATCCAGCGTCCGTCTGGAAGGCCTCACGCCAAACGTGATCGTTCAGGGCTCGGGCGACCTGCGACCGGACCTCGTGTTCGTGGCGGCGACCGGCAAGGGAGTGCCCGACACGATGGGCGCCGTCGGCCCCACGCAGTATCTGGTCGTCCTGAACTCCATCGTGCGGTCGTTCGACAAGGCGACCGGGCAGCCCGACGGGGTCCTCAACGTCACGCTCCAGGGGTTCTTCGGCAGCGCCGGCATCGCGGCGTGCTGCGACCCGAAGGTGCGGTTCGATCGGCTGTCCGGGCGCTGGTTCGTCGGGTCGATGTTCCGCGGGAACATGCTCCTGGCGGTGAGCGACGGCGGCGTCCTGACGCCTGGCAGCGGATGGCGGTTCTTCGCGATCCCGCAGGACCAGGTGACGCCGCCCGGGGACGCGGGCTGCTGGGTGGACTACACGCGGATGGCTGTCGACGAGCATGCCGTCTACTTCGTGTACAGCGTGTTCACCGCGAACTACGCCACCCTCTGTAACGCAGGCGGGTGGAACCTGAACGCCTACGTCGTCCGCAAGGCCTCGGTGCTCGGCGGCGGGCCGCCGGTGGTCACGGCATTTCGCGGTCCCGGGCCCATCAACATCCCGGTGGACCAGTACGAACCGGGCTCGGCGGTCGGCTACCTGTCCGCCGCGAACCAGATCTACCGGGTTCTCGATCCGGGCGGAACTCCGACGCTGTCCGGACCCATTCCCATTTCGGGCAGCAGCTTCCAGCGATTCAACATCTCAGCGGTTCGGCACAAAGGGAACGTGCTTGAGTCTGGCGTCCCGGGCAACACCGCCGGGCGGATGTTCCTGGCCACGTTCGGCTCGCACGCCGTCCCGCTGCGACGCAACCACCTGTGGCTGGGCGAGCTCTGGGGCGTGGACAACACGGGACAGCCGGGTTCGAACGCCACGAGAAATGCCCTGGGCTTCCTCGACGTCCAGGACGTGAGCGGGAGTACGCCGTCCGTGGCTCAGAGCGGCGTCGTGGCCTTCGGCCCGTCCGCCGCCAACGACCTCGATCAGCGCAACTACTGGATGCCCGCGCTGATGGTGAACGGGCAGGGGCACATCGCGATGGCGGGCAGCGCCGCCGGCACCAACGAGTACATCAACGCGGCGGTGGGCGGCCGCCTGGCGACGGACGGGCCTGGCGTCGTCCGGACCCCGGTGCTCGTGACGCAGGCCGCGGCGCCGTACAACCCGTCGTCGACGTTCAGCGGCGGCCTGTATCGCTGGGGCGACTACTCGAACCTCAGCCTCGATCCCACCGACGACCAGACCATGTGGGCCATCCAGCAGTTCGCGGTCGGGGGCGACGTGTGGGGCATCGCGGTCGCCCGCATCCGCGCGCCGGGCCCGCCGCCGTCGGTGTCGGCGGCGCCCGGGACCATCACCCAGAGCACGGCGTCCATGCCGGTGACCGTGACCGGCGTGCCGACCGACGGCGAAGGGTTCTTCGATCCAGGCCCCGGCTTCGCCGGCCGACTCCGCGCCACCGTGTCGGGCGGCGTCCGCGTCCACCAGGTGGGCTTCACCTCCCCGACGAGCCTCCTCCTGGACGTCTCCACCGAATGCGCCGCGAACGGGCCGCACGCCCTGACCATCGTCAATCCCGACGGTCAAAGCGTGACCGTGCAGTCGGCCCTGACGACGAACATCACGCCGGCGCCCGTGCGACGGCCGCCGGGCGCGCCGGTGCTCACCGGCGCCGCGACGTCGACGACCCTCGGGATCTCGTGGCAGGCCGCCGTGAGTGGATGCGAGACGGTGTCGTTCCTCCTGGAAGCCGGCACGGCCCCCGGCGCTTCCGACCTCTACGTCGGGTCGGTGGGCGCGGCGACGAGCCTGCAGGCGGCGGTGCCGCGCGGCGTGTACTACATCCGCGTGCGAGGCACCAACGACCTCGGCACCGGCCCGGCCTCGAACGAACTGCAGTTGCTGGTGGGCACGTCGGCGCCGCCCGGCCCGCCGGGCGGGCTCGTGGGCACGGTGTCCGGTCAGCTCCTGTCGTTGTCGTGGCAGCCGCCGTCGTCCGGCGGCGCCGTGGACGGCTACGTCCTGGAAGCCGGCACGGCGCCCGGCCTGTCGAACATCGGCGCCATCCCGCTGCCACCGAGCCCCACGGCCATCCAGGCGCCCGGCGTGCCGCCGGGCACCTACTACCTCCGCGTGCGCGCCCGAAACGCCGGAGGGACCAGCCAGCCGTCCAACGAAGTGTCGGTCGTGGTGTCCTCCTCGACACCCGGCGCGCCGACGAACCTCTCGGCGACCGTGTCGGCGGGCAGGACCGTGTCGATTGCCTGGAGCGCCCCCGCGACCGGCGGCGCCGTCACCAGCTACCGCCTGGAGGCGGGTTCGGCCTCGGGACTCGCGAACATCGCCGTCGTGCCGCTGGCGGCCAGTCCGACTGGCATCGTGGCGCCCAACGTCCCGCCCGGGCGGTACTTCCTCCGGGTCCGCGGCGTGAATGCCGCGGGGGCCGGCGGCCCGTCGAACGAGATCATCGTCGACGTGCCCTGA
- a CDS encoding DUF1801 domain-containing protein, protein MTAPRTRNREMHPAIATYNDAQAPAAKEVCRVLASEIDRGLADAERKLWHRHPVWFLDGNPIVGYSTQKAGVRLMFWSGADFDEPKLNVVGQRFKDASIFYGQASAIETTPLRRWLKKARTIQWDYKNIVRRRGQLVRLT, encoded by the coding sequence ATGACCGCACCCCGCACGAGGAACCGGGAAATGCACCCAGCCATCGCGACCTACAACGACGCGCAGGCCCCTGCGGCGAAGGAGGTCTGTCGCGTGCTCGCCTCGGAGATCGACCGCGGCCTCGCGGATGCCGAGCGCAAGCTCTGGCATCGACACCCCGTCTGGTTCCTGGACGGCAATCCGATCGTTGGCTACAGCACGCAGAAGGCCGGAGTCCGCCTGATGTTCTGGAGCGGGGCGGACTTCGACGAGCCCAAGCTCAACGTCGTCGGCCAGCGGTTCAAGGACGCCTCCATCTTCTACGGCCAGGCGTCGGCCATCGAAACCACGCCGCTGCGCCGGTGGCTCAAGAAGGCCAGGACGATCCAATGGGACTACAAGAACATCGTCCGGAGACGGGGCCAGCTGGTGAGGCTGACGTGA